Below is a window of Leifsonia sp. NPDC080035 DNA.
GGCACCGACCGCGGAGGATGTCGCCGCCATCTCCGAGATCTTCGCGCGCGAGTCCTAAGCGTGGGCGGCTAACCGCCGAGTACGGAGAAAGTCTGCGTACTCGGCGGTTTTCGTGCGATTGTCTGCGTACTCGCGCCGTGAGCGCACGCGAGTGTTCGCTCAGAGCGAACGGGCGGGGCGTTGTGAGTGAGCGCTCACTCCGCGTAGGCTCGCCACCGTGACCGACGCCGCACCGACGACGAAGACCCGCGCCCAGCCGCTCTCTCCGGAGGACCGCCGCGCGATGATCATCGACGCCGTCATCCCGCTCCTCGTGGCGAACGGACGGGACGTGACGACCCGGCAGATCGCCGAGGCGGCCGGCATCGCCGAGGGCACCATCTTCCGGGTCTTCTCCGACAAGGACACGCTCGTGAAGGCGGCGATCGAGAAGCACCTCGACCCCGAGCCGCTGCGCGAGGCGCTGCGCTGCATCGACCCCGCACTGCCGCTCGAGAACAAGGTGAGGGCGATCATCGTCCTCATGCAGGAGCGGTTCCGCAGCGTGTTCCGGATGCTCGCCGTCGTCGGCGCGGAGCGGCCGCCGGTTCCCCAGGAGCGCGCCGAGTTCGCATCCATCATCGAGCGGATCCTCGCCCCGGAGGCCGAGCGGCTGAACTGGCCGCCGCGCCGGGCCGCGTACATCCTCCGCCTCATCTCGTTCGCGTCCTCGTTCCCCGCGCTCAACGAGGGCGTGGAGTTCAGCGTCGACGAGCTCTCCCGCGTCGTCCTCACCGGTCTCGCCGGCCGGTCGGAGGACGCGCCCATCCCCACCCGCACCCTCTGAGACCGGAGGAACCATGCTCCTGAAACTGCTCGGCCGCTCGCTGCGGCCGCACTGGCCGCTCCTGATCGGGGTGGTCGTCTTCCAGCTGGCTCAGTCGCTGCTCTCGCTCTGGCTGCCGACGCTGAACGCGGAGATCACCGACAACGGCATCGCCAAGGGCGACACCGGCTACATCCTCGCCGTCGGCGCGGAGATGCTCGGCGTGACGCTGGTGCAGATCGCCTGCTCCATCACGGCGGTGTACTTCGGGGCGAAGGTCGCCATGCTCGTCGGTCGCGATCTGCGCGGCGCGATCTTCCACAAGGTCGGCGAGTTCTCCGAGCGGGAGGTGGCCCGGTTCGGCGCGCCCTCGCTGATCACCAGGAACACGAACGATGTGCAGCAGGTGCAGATGCTCGTGCTGATGACCTGCACACTGCTGGTGTCCGCGCCCATCCTCGCGATCGGTGGCATCGTGCTCGCGATGCAGCAGGACCTGCAGCTGTCCTGGCTGATCGCGGTCAGCGTCCCCGTCCTGCTGATCGCCGTGAGCCTGATCATCGTCCGGATGGTCCCGCTGTTCCGGATGATGCAGGAGCGGATCGACCGGGTGAACCGGGTGCTGCGCGAGCAGCTGACCGGTATCCGGGTGGTGCGGGCGTTCGTCCGCGAGAAGGTCGAGACGGACCGGTTCCGCACCGCGAACGACGAGGTGACGGACACAGCCCTCCGTGCCGGCCGGCTCTTCGCGCTGATGTTCCCGATCGTGATGCTGGTGCTGAACGTCTCGAGCGTCGCCGTGATCTGGTTCGGCGGCTTCCGGATCGCCGACGGATCGATGCAGATCGGCACGCTGACCGCGTTCCTCCAGTACCTGATGCAGATCCTGATGGGCGTGATGATGTCCACGATGATGGCGGTGCTCGTGCCACGGGCCGCCGTGTGCGCCGACCGCATCGGCGAGGTGCTCGGCACGGAGCCGTCCGTGCGCGCGGCCGAGAACCCGGTGACCGAGGTCGACGCGCACGGCACGGTGGAGTTCGTCGATGTCAGCTTCTCCTACCCCGGCGCGGAGCAGCCGGTGCTCAGCGACGTCACCTTCTACGCCGAGAGCGGCAAGACGACGGCGATCATCGGGTCGACGGGAGCGGGCAAGACCACACTCATCAACCTCATCCCGCGGCTGTTCGACGCGACGAGCGGGCTCGTGCTCGTCGACGGCGTCGACGTGGCCGAACTGGAGCCGGAACTGCTCTGGTCGCGGATCGGCCTGATCCCGCAGAAGCCGTACCTGTTCTCCGGCACGGTGGCGAGCAACCTCCGCTACGGCAACCCCGACGCAACAGACGACGAGCTCTGGCACGCCCTCGAGATCGCCCAGGCGAAGGACTTCGTGGCGGCGATGCCGGAGGGGCTCGACGGTCCCATCGCGCAGGGCGGGACGAACGTCTCCGGCGGCCAGCGCCAGCGCCTCGCGATCGCGCGGGCCCTGGTGAGACGGCCGGAGATCTACATCTTCGACGACTCGTTCTCGGCTCTCGACACGGCGACGGATGCGCGGCTCCGGGCCGCGCTCGCCAGGAACGCGGCGGGTGCGACCATGATCGTCGTCGCGCAGCGGGTGTCCACGATCGTGGACGCCGACCAGATCATCGTGCTCGAGGACGGCAGAGTCGTCGGGCGCGGAACGCACGAGGAACTCGTGGAGACGAACGCGACCTACGCGGAGATCGTCTCGTCGCAGCTGACCGCGGAGGAGGCGGCATGAGCCGGAACACGTCAGCGCCCGCCCGTCCGCCCGTGAGGCGCGGCCCCGGCGGAGGCGGTCCGTTCGGCGGCATGGCGATGCCGGGGGAGAAGTCGATGAACTTCGGCCCGTCGGCGAAGCGGCTCGCCGCGCGCCTCCGTCCCGAGGCGCTCCCGATCGTCGTCGTCACGCTGCTCGCGGTCGTGAGCGTCGTGTTCGCCGTGCTCGGCCCGAAGCTGCTCGGCAACGCCATCAACCTCGTCTTCGCTGGCGCGATCTCCTCGCAGTTCCCGAAGGGGATGACGCAGGCGCGGGTCATCGCGGAGGTCAAGGCGTCCGGCAACAATCAGTTCGCCGACCTGCTCTCCGGGATGACGTTCACACCGGGAGCCGGCATCGACTTCACCGCCGTCGGCACCATCCTGCTGTGGGTCCTCGCCCTCTACGTCGCGTCATCGCTGTTCAGCTACCTGCAGGCGTACGTGCTCAACGGAGTGACCCAGCGCACCGTCTACCGGCTGCGCGCGGACGTCGAGGACAAGATCCACCGTCTGCCGCTCAAGTACTTCGACGGGATGCAGCGCGGCGAGCTGCTCAGCCGCGTGACGAACGACATCGACAACATCTCGCAGACCCTGCAGCAGACGATGAGCCAGCTGCTCACCTCGCTGCTCACCGTGATCGGCGTGGTGGTGCTGATGTTCGTGATCTCGCCGCTGCTCGCGGTGATCGCGCTGGTCACGATCCCGCTCACCCTGCTCGTGACGACCGTGATCGCCAAGCGCTCGCAGAAGCTGTTCGTCGCGCAGTGGCGCAACACGGGCGAGCTGAACGGCCAGATCGAGGAGGCCTTCACCGGCCACTCCCTGGTCAAGGTGTTCGGCCGCCACCGCGAGGTGGAGGAGCGGTTCCGCGAGAAGAACCAGGAGATGTACCGGGCGAGCTTCGGCGCGCAGTTCATCTCGGGGCTGATCATGCCGTCGATGATGTTCGTCGGGAACCTGATGTACGTCGCCATCGCGGTGGTCGGCGGCCTGCAGGTGGCGACGGGCGCCATGCAGCTCGGAGATGTGACGGCGTTCATCCAGTACTCGCGCCAGTTCACGCAGCCGCTGACCCAGCTCGGCTCGATGGCCAACCTGCTTCAATCCGGCGTCGCCAGCTCCGAGCGCGTCTTCGAGCTGCTCGATGCGGAGGAGCAGCGGAAGGACCCGGCCGAACCGGAGAGCCCGGAGGGCACGAAGGGCCGGCTCGCCTTCGAGGACGTGTCGTTCCGCTACGTGGAGGACACGCCCCTCATCGAGCACCTGTCGCTCGTCGCGCAGCCCGGCCAGACCGTCGCCATCGTCGGCCCGACCGGCGCGGGCAAGACGACCCTCGTCAATCTCATGATGCGCTTCTACGAACTCGACGGCGGCCGGATCACCCTCGACGGCGTGGACATCGCAGCCATGACGCGCGACGACCTGCGCAGCCGGATGGGCATGGTGCTGCAGGATACCTGGCTGTTCAAGGGCACCATCCGGGACAACATCGCCTACGGGCGGCCGGACGCGAGCGAGGAGGAGATCCTGGACGCGGCGCGCGCGACCTACGTCGACCGCTTCGTGCACTCCCTCCCCGACGGCTACGACACGGTGCTCGACGACGAGGGGTCGAACGTCTCGGCGGGCGAGAAGCAGCTGCTGACGATCGCCCGCGCGTTCCTCGCCCGGCCGAGCGTCCTCATCCTCGACGAGGCGACGTCCTCGGTGGACACCAGGACGGAGCTGCTGGTGCAGAAGGCGATGAGCGCGCTGCGCGCGGACCGGACGTCGTTCGTGATCGCGCACCGGCTCTCCACGATCCGCGACGCCGACCTCATCCTGGTGATGGAGTCCGGGCAGATCGTCGAGCAGGGGACGCACGCGGAGCTGCTCGCGCGCGGTG
It encodes the following:
- a CDS encoding TetR/AcrR family transcriptional regulator, with translation MTDAAPTTKTRAQPLSPEDRRAMIIDAVIPLLVANGRDVTTRQIAEAAGIAEGTIFRVFSDKDTLVKAAIEKHLDPEPLREALRCIDPALPLENKVRAIIVLMQERFRSVFRMLAVVGAERPPVPQERAEFASIIERILAPEAERLNWPPRRAAYILRLISFASSFPALNEGVEFSVDELSRVVLTGLAGRSEDAPIPTRTL
- a CDS encoding ABC transporter ATP-binding protein; this encodes MLLKLLGRSLRPHWPLLIGVVVFQLAQSLLSLWLPTLNAEITDNGIAKGDTGYILAVGAEMLGVTLVQIACSITAVYFGAKVAMLVGRDLRGAIFHKVGEFSEREVARFGAPSLITRNTNDVQQVQMLVLMTCTLLVSAPILAIGGIVLAMQQDLQLSWLIAVSVPVLLIAVSLIIVRMVPLFRMMQERIDRVNRVLREQLTGIRVVRAFVREKVETDRFRTANDEVTDTALRAGRLFALMFPIVMLVLNVSSVAVIWFGGFRIADGSMQIGTLTAFLQYLMQILMGVMMSTMMAVLVPRAAVCADRIGEVLGTEPSVRAAENPVTEVDAHGTVEFVDVSFSYPGAEQPVLSDVTFYAESGKTTAIIGSTGAGKTTLINLIPRLFDATSGLVLVDGVDVAELEPELLWSRIGLIPQKPYLFSGTVASNLRYGNPDATDDELWHALEIAQAKDFVAAMPEGLDGPIAQGGTNVSGGQRQRLAIARALVRRPEIYIFDDSFSALDTATDARLRAALARNAAGATMIVVAQRVSTIVDADQIIVLEDGRVVGRGTHEELVETNATYAEIVSSQLTAEEAA
- a CDS encoding ABC transporter ATP-binding protein — protein: MSRNTSAPARPPVRRGPGGGGPFGGMAMPGEKSMNFGPSAKRLAARLRPEALPIVVVTLLAVVSVVFAVLGPKLLGNAINLVFAGAISSQFPKGMTQARVIAEVKASGNNQFADLLSGMTFTPGAGIDFTAVGTILLWVLALYVASSLFSYLQAYVLNGVTQRTVYRLRADVEDKIHRLPLKYFDGMQRGELLSRVTNDIDNISQTLQQTMSQLLTSLLTVIGVVVLMFVISPLLAVIALVTIPLTLLVTTVIAKRSQKLFVAQWRNTGELNGQIEEAFTGHSLVKVFGRHREVEERFREKNQEMYRASFGAQFISGLIMPSMMFVGNLMYVAIAVVGGLQVATGAMQLGDVTAFIQYSRQFTQPLTQLGSMANLLQSGVASSERVFELLDAEEQRKDPAEPESPEGTKGRLAFEDVSFRYVEDTPLIEHLSLVAQPGQTVAIVGPTGAGKTTLVNLMMRFYELDGGRITLDGVDIAAMTRDDLRSRMGMVLQDTWLFKGTIRDNIAYGRPDASEEEILDAARATYVDRFVHSLPDGYDTVLDDEGSNVSAGEKQLLTIARAFLARPSVLILDEATSSVDTRTELLVQKAMSALRADRTSFVIAHRLSTIRDADLILVMESGQIVEQGTHAELLARGGAYYSLYNAQFAAPAEEEA